The following proteins come from a genomic window of Synechococcus sp. BIOS-E4-1:
- a CDS encoding Nif11-like leader peptide family natural product precursor — translation MSLEQLKAFLAKVKGDSNLQEKLKAAKSPDDVVGIAKEHGHEFTADKIDGELSKEELEGVAGGGCWKSCVDRNSKNWSPLSY, via the coding sequence ATGTCCCTAGAACAACTCAAGGCATTCCTCGCCAAAGTCAAAGGTGATTCCAATCTTCAAGAGAAACTAAAAGCAGCTAAGTCACCTGACGATGTCGTAGGAATTGCAAAAGAACATGGTCATGAATTCACTGCTGATAAGATTGACGGTGAACTCAGTAAAGAGGAACTGGAAGGCGTGGCTGGCGGCGGATGCTGGAAATCATGTGTGGACAGGAATTCGAAGAACTGGTCGCCACTGTCGTATTGA
- the glmU gene encoding bifunctional UDP-N-acetylglucosamine diphosphorylase/glucosamine-1-phosphate N-acetyltransferase GlmU: protein MLAVAVLAAGKGTRMKSALPKVLQPLAGATLVERVLASAGNLQPERRILIVGHQAGRVEQQLSPIGGLEFVLQDPQNGTGHAVQQLLTPLQDFEGELLVLNGDVPLLRAETIDKLVATHRSSGADVTLLTARLDDPTGYGRVFATADGIVSAIVEHRDCSEEQRCNNLTNAGIYCFNWRKLAAVLPTLSTDNDQGELYLTDTVGMLDRAMHLEVQDSDEVNGINNRRQLAQCEALLQQRLKEHWMDEGVTFIDPDSCSLSETCQFGRDVVIEAQTHLRGTCQIGDNCQLGPGSLLENAVLGDGVTVLHSVINTAEVGRNTTLGPFAHLRPAAAIGDDCKIGNFVEVKKSTIASGSKVNHLSYIGDAELGTNVNVGAGTITANYDGVNKHRTVIGDNSKTGANSVLVAPITLGKSVTVAAGSTLTKNVADGALAIGRAKQMIKENWSAEKP from the coding sequence ATGCTCGCCGTCGCTGTTCTGGCCGCAGGCAAAGGCACCCGCATGAAGAGTGCATTGCCGAAGGTGTTGCAGCCTCTTGCAGGAGCCACTCTGGTGGAAAGGGTTCTTGCCAGTGCCGGCAATCTGCAGCCTGAGCGCCGGATCCTGATTGTTGGCCATCAGGCCGGTCGTGTTGAACAACAGTTGAGTCCTATCGGCGGGCTCGAGTTTGTGCTGCAGGATCCTCAGAACGGCACGGGCCATGCCGTGCAACAGCTGCTTACGCCACTGCAGGATTTTGAGGGTGAGCTGCTGGTTTTGAACGGCGACGTTCCGCTGCTGCGTGCGGAAACCATCGATAAATTGGTGGCAACCCACCGCAGCAGTGGTGCCGATGTGACGCTGCTGACGGCACGACTGGATGATCCCACTGGCTATGGCCGAGTTTTTGCGACTGCTGATGGCATTGTCAGCGCAATCGTTGAGCATCGCGACTGCAGTGAAGAACAACGCTGCAACAACCTCACCAATGCGGGCATCTACTGCTTCAACTGGCGCAAGCTCGCGGCCGTGCTCCCAACGCTGAGCACTGACAACGATCAAGGAGAGTTGTACCTCACCGACACCGTTGGCATGCTCGATCGAGCCATGCACCTGGAAGTGCAGGACTCCGACGAAGTAAACGGCATCAACAACCGCCGCCAGCTGGCTCAATGCGAGGCCCTGTTGCAGCAGCGCCTCAAGGAGCACTGGATGGACGAGGGCGTCACCTTCATTGATCCTGACAGCTGCAGCCTGAGTGAAACCTGCCAGTTCGGACGCGATGTGGTGATCGAAGCTCAGACACACCTGCGTGGAACCTGCCAGATCGGCGACAACTGTCAACTAGGACCCGGCAGCCTTCTGGAGAATGCGGTTCTTGGTGATGGTGTCACCGTGCTCCATTCGGTGATCAACACGGCTGAGGTGGGACGCAACACAACGTTGGGGCCGTTTGCCCACCTGCGTCCGGCGGCAGCAATCGGCGATGACTGCAAGATCGGCAATTTCGTGGAGGTTAAAAAGAGCACCATTGCCAGCGGCAGCAAGGTGAATCACCTCAGCTACATCGGCGATGCCGAGCTGGGAACCAATGTGAATGTTGGAGCTGGCACGATCACGGCCAATTACGACGGCGTCAACAAACACCGCACCGTGATCGGTGACAACAGCAAAACAGGTGCGAATTCAGTGCTGGTCGCACCGATCACCCTGGGCAAGAGTGTCACGGTGGCCGCAGGTTCAACACTCACCAAGAACGTTGCTGATGGCGCTCTCGCCATTGGACGCGCCAAACAGATGATCAAAGAGAACTGGTCTGCAGAAAAGCCCTAG
- a CDS encoding Nif11-like leader peptide family natural product precursor: MSLEQLKAFLAKVKGDSNLQVKLKAAKSPDDVVGIAKEHGHEFTADKIEELSQEELEGLSGGGNCEITNVLTSCPNLA, translated from the coding sequence ATGTCGCTAGAACAACTCAAGGCATTCCTCGCCAAGGTCAAAGGTGATTCCAATCTTCAAGTAAAACTAAAAGCAGCTAAGTCACCTGACGATGTCGTAGGAATTGCAAAAGAACATGGTCATGAATTCACTGCTGATAAGATCGAAGAGCTCAGTCAAGAGGAGCTGGAAGGCCTGTCTGGTGGAGGCAACTGTGAGATAACCAACGTGTTGACAAGTTGTCCGAATTTAGCCTAA
- a CDS encoding Nif11-like leader peptide family natural product precursor, with protein sequence MSLEQLKAFLAKVKGDSNLQEKLKAAKSPEDVVGIAKEHGHEFTADKIAELSEEELEGVAGGIVIECSIKYLD encoded by the coding sequence ATGTCCCTAGAACAACTCAAGGCATTCCTCGCCAAGGTCAAAGGCGATTCCAATCTTCAGGAGAAACTAAAAGCAGCTAAGTCACCTGAAGATGTTGTGGGCATCGCTAAAGAACACGGCCACGAATTCACTGCTGATAAGATCGCTGAACTCAGTGAAGAGGAACTGGAAGGCGTGGCTGGCGGCATTGTTATTGAGTGCTCAATTAAGTATCTGGATTAA
- a CDS encoding tRNA (5-methylaminomethyl-2-thiouridine)(34)-methyltransferase MnmD, which yields MNLNHPLGQLRALETADGSLSLHSDHFDEAFHSSAGALEEAEAKFVRPAELGRFSQASELKLLDVCFGLGYNSAAVMRSLPQTSAPRLQWWGLELDQRPLEWALNHPPFCDLWPGAVLQRLAGLQQSGRWHDCGGQGTMLWGDARQNLKALPSNSQLDLILLDAFSPGCCPQLWSEEFLGALASRLAPGGRLLTYCRAAAVRSSLRRAGLTLRSLLTTGGQRREWSSGTLAVKPVITTPFAAEGPGWTSLSAMEEEHLNTRASVPYRDPKGIDEARIIQQRREREQQSCDLESTSSWQRRWLIDQSPRHGSDITWA from the coding sequence TTGAACCTGAACCATCCGCTCGGGCAACTCAGGGCGCTCGAAACGGCTGACGGAAGCCTGAGTCTTCACAGCGATCACTTTGATGAGGCCTTTCACAGCTCCGCAGGAGCCCTGGAGGAAGCGGAAGCGAAATTTGTTCGCCCAGCCGAGCTGGGGAGGTTTTCGCAGGCCAGCGAACTGAAGCTGCTCGATGTCTGCTTCGGACTGGGATACAACAGCGCCGCCGTGATGCGTTCACTACCCCAAACCAGTGCACCCAGGCTTCAGTGGTGGGGACTTGAGCTGGATCAGCGGCCTCTCGAATGGGCCTTGAATCACCCACCGTTTTGTGACCTTTGGCCCGGTGCAGTACTGCAGCGACTTGCAGGGCTGCAACAAAGCGGTCGCTGGCATGACTGCGGAGGCCAGGGAACGATGCTCTGGGGTGATGCCCGTCAAAACCTGAAGGCCCTACCAAGCAACAGCCAGCTTGACCTGATCCTCCTGGATGCCTTTTCTCCAGGGTGTTGCCCACAACTCTGGAGCGAGGAATTCCTCGGGGCCCTGGCCAGCCGCCTGGCACCGGGAGGACGCCTGCTCACCTACTGCAGAGCTGCTGCGGTGAGAAGCAGCCTTCGGCGAGCGGGCCTGACACTTCGCTCACTGCTGACGACAGGCGGTCAGCGGCGCGAATGGAGCTCCGGCACTCTGGCCGTAAAACCGGTCATCACAACTCCATTCGCAGCTGAGGGGCCCGGCTGGACCTCACTGAGTGCCATGGAAGAGGAGCATCTCAACACAAGAGCTTCAGTGCCCTATCGAGATCCCAAGGGTATAGATGAGGCCAGAATCATCCAGCAAAGGCGAGAGCGCGAACAGCAGTCCTGTGATCTTGAGAGCACCAGTTCCTGGCAACGCCGCTGGTTGATCGATCAATCTCCCAGGCATGGTTCAGATATCACCTGGGCGTGA
- a CDS encoding Nif11-like leader peptide family natural product precursor, with protein MSEEQLKAFLEKVKADTSLQEKLKAERVDVVAIAKAAGFSITPDDINLLRENISEKELEAILGGAGSANPQGGDPWCTWDYPICINNK; from the coding sequence ATGTCAGAAGAACAACTCAAAGCCTTCCTCGAAAAAGTCAAAGCAGACACCAGCCTTCAGGAGAAGCTCAAGGCTGAGCGTGTTGATGTTGTAGCTATTGCTAAGGCTGCTGGTTTCTCTATCACGCCTGACGACATAAATTTACTTCGAGAAAACATTTCTGAAAAAGAGCTAGAGGCTATCCTTGGTGGTGCCGGATCTGCTAATCCTCAGGGCGGGGATCCATGGTGCACTTGGGATTACCCCATTTGCATAAATAATAAATAA
- a CDS encoding Nif11-like leader peptide family natural product precursor has protein sequence MSLEQLKAFLSKVKGDSNLQEKLKAAKSPEDVVGIAKEHGHEITADKINQLSDEELEGVSGGLIQKTILCKQNTIFGSQCICE, from the coding sequence ATGTCCCTAGAACAACTCAAGGCATTTCTCTCCAAAGTCAAAGGTGATTCCAATCTTCAGGAGAAACTAAAAGCAGCTAAGTCACCTGAAGATGTTGTAGGCATTGCTAAAGAACATGGCCACGAAATCACTGCTGATAAGATCAACCAGCTCAGTGATGAGGAACTGGAAGGCGTGTCTGGGGGGTTAATACAGAAAACCATTCTTTGTAAACAGAACACCATTTTTGGTAGTCAATGTATTTGTGAGTAA
- a CDS encoding metallophosphoesterase, with amino-acid sequence MNLASDPPIERKIMRMAHRVRWQHPAISARGIDQTRLVIEQPGMHSKEHSAFHFLVLGDSGTGRHRRHSPPRHIAERLLPHKDKAAFLLHTGDVVYLVGAAAQYRNNFIRPYREWLCGGEDWESINPQKLVFNKPFLPVLGNHDYYDLAPIISALAGLTLPLRRYLQWFHDVDTGWRGSDQGGCFANAFMDVLSDVPSSQLDDYLDRHYKAEWDGQRCLHYQPGHHTRLPNRYYRFRHAGVDVFALDSNTLIAPLSSHDDQGLLRQQLKSLDEKQNRCLKALSLQTRDEQKRDRLMDDLETLQEERLDLQRRLHHHAAEDGEQLTWLRDGLIASHRDPSARGRILTLHHPPYVTERTKWSQADTLGIRQRLRNVLDDVNTALGKQSRNIRTVDLVLSGHAHCLEILRTHDTGHGDSFTNWAVCGGSGYSLRDQRGQGPHLSESQSNGKQQRVASSDLYVGRSWADCDGGKAYSALRVDISEGSPLQIRLTPLISNREEDGWNEVTMDPIELPQADQLKTMFSTTD; translated from the coding sequence TTGAACCTCGCCAGCGACCCGCCGATCGAGCGCAAGATCATGCGCATGGCGCATCGTGTTCGCTGGCAGCACCCAGCGATCAGCGCTCGCGGGATTGACCAGACACGGCTGGTGATCGAGCAGCCAGGCATGCACAGCAAGGAGCACTCCGCCTTTCACTTTCTGGTGCTCGGCGACAGTGGAACCGGCCGCCATCGACGCCACAGCCCCCCACGACACATCGCTGAACGTCTGCTACCGCACAAAGACAAGGCCGCTTTCCTGCTGCATACAGGTGATGTGGTGTACCTGGTGGGCGCCGCGGCCCAATACCGCAACAATTTCATCCGCCCCTACCGGGAATGGCTTTGCGGCGGTGAGGACTGGGAAAGCATCAACCCGCAGAAACTGGTATTCAACAAGCCGTTTCTGCCGGTGCTCGGCAACCACGACTACTACGATCTGGCACCGATCATCTCAGCACTGGCCGGATTGACCCTGCCGCTGCGTCGCTATCTGCAGTGGTTTCACGACGTGGACACCGGATGGCGCGGATCCGATCAGGGAGGCTGCTTTGCCAATGCATTCATGGATGTGCTGTCAGATGTGCCCAGCAGCCAATTGGACGACTATCTCGACCGGCACTACAAAGCTGAATGGGATGGTCAACGCTGCCTGCATTACCAACCCGGCCATCACACCAGATTGCCGAACCGCTACTACCGGTTTCGCCATGCCGGTGTAGACGTCTTCGCGCTCGACTCCAACACCCTGATTGCTCCGTTGAGCAGTCACGATGACCAGGGGCTGCTGCGACAACAGCTGAAATCTCTGGACGAAAAGCAGAATCGCTGCCTCAAGGCCCTGTCTCTGCAAACCCGTGACGAACAAAAACGAGATCGATTGATGGACGATCTCGAAACCCTGCAGGAGGAACGGCTCGATCTGCAACGGAGGCTTCACCATCACGCCGCCGAGGATGGCGAACAGCTGACTTGGTTGCGCGACGGACTGATCGCATCCCATCGGGATCCCAGTGCACGCGGCCGGATTCTTACCCTGCATCACCCTCCCTACGTGACAGAGAGAACCAAATGGTCTCAGGCCGACACACTCGGCATCCGGCAACGTCTGCGCAATGTTCTGGATGATGTCAACACAGCCCTCGGCAAACAAAGCCGAAACATCCGCACCGTCGATCTCGTGCTCAGCGGACATGCGCACTGCCTGGAGATTCTGAGAACTCACGACACCGGTCACGGCGATTCATTCACCAACTGGGCTGTCTGCGGTGGCAGCGGCTACAGCCTTCGTGACCAACGCGGACAGGGACCGCACCTGAGCGAATCACAGAGCAACGGAAAGCAGCAACGAGTCGCCAGCAGTGACCTTTATGTGGGCAGAAGCTGGGCTGACTGTGATGGCGGCAAGGCTTACAGCGCCCTGCGAGTCGACATCAGCGAGGGCAGTCCTCTGCAGATCCGACTGACTCCCCTGATCTCCAATCGAGAGGAGGATGGCTGGAATGAGGTCACGATGGATCCGATTGAACTGCCACAGGCTGATCAACTCAAAACAATGTTCTCAACTACCGATTGA
- a CDS encoding diacylglycerol kinase family protein — protein MPSKIVLNADLNVCSALRSWVGNNSEVLKGFDLLVAEDVLERMTSGGSLDNLAVTSSRAIADGGDIELAATILHGDVSGLVHFPAPGAERAGDVLAEPLLRAALLNNLPIALNPATASAILRGIKGSRRGFLIFNPVAGQGDPNAELAEIRNYLEPQIMLEVWMTKPGLDPGVQAHELIKEINAFDQEGQGKSLIIASGGDGTVGAVASALRGTDIPLGIIPRGTANAFSVALGIPTSVKAACTNLILGNTRLVDVALCNDKPMILLAGLGFEAGMVNKASRELKNMLGPMAYIFSGARQLVEQQPFDAKLMIDGETTEVHASAITVANAAPATSVMAQGFGQVIPDDGQLEVIIASPRGRMGGFSVLSSLAKSAVLKNSANNADIFCVRTHQLSVTLPKPQTMVIDGEIEETDRMTVSVIPDALKVIAPIRLSP, from the coding sequence ATGCCGTCGAAGATTGTTCTCAATGCCGATCTGAACGTCTGTTCAGCACTCAGATCCTGGGTCGGGAACAACAGTGAAGTGCTCAAAGGTTTCGATCTTCTGGTTGCCGAGGATGTGCTTGAGCGCATGACCAGCGGCGGAAGCCTCGACAATCTCGCTGTTACGTCTTCGCGAGCTATCGCTGATGGGGGCGATATCGAACTGGCCGCGACGATTCTCCACGGCGATGTCAGCGGCCTTGTCCATTTCCCTGCCCCAGGTGCTGAACGGGCCGGAGATGTGCTTGCAGAGCCCCTGCTACGCGCAGCGCTGCTCAACAACCTGCCGATTGCTCTCAATCCCGCCACCGCGTCGGCAATCCTTCGTGGCATCAAGGGAAGTCGCCGAGGCTTTCTGATCTTCAACCCCGTCGCCGGGCAAGGTGATCCCAACGCCGAACTCGCCGAGATCCGCAACTATCTCGAGCCGCAGATCATGCTTGAGGTGTGGATGACCAAACCCGGGCTGGATCCGGGCGTGCAGGCCCACGAACTGATCAAGGAGATCAACGCCTTCGATCAGGAGGGTCAGGGTAAATCGCTGATCATTGCCTCAGGTGGCGATGGCACGGTGGGTGCCGTGGCCAGTGCACTGCGAGGCACGGACATTCCACTGGGCATCATTCCCCGGGGCACGGCCAATGCCTTCTCCGTGGCGCTGGGAATTCCAACGTCCGTCAAGGCTGCCTGCACCAATCTGATCCTTGGCAACACGCGGCTGGTGGATGTGGCGCTCTGCAATGACAAACCGATGATCCTGCTGGCAGGACTTGGCTTCGAAGCCGGCATGGTGAACAAAGCCAGCCGCGAGCTCAAGAACATGCTGGGACCGATGGCTTACATCTTTTCGGGAGCCCGGCAGCTGGTCGAACAGCAACCCTTCGATGCCAAATTGATGATCGATGGCGAAACAACGGAAGTGCATGCCAGCGCCATCACCGTGGCCAATGCCGCGCCGGCCACATCCGTGATGGCTCAGGGATTTGGACAAGTGATCCCCGATGACGGCCAGCTTGAGGTGATCATCGCTTCGCCACGGGGACGGATGGGCGGATTCTCGGTGTTATCGAGCCTGGCGAAATCGGCAGTTCTCAAGAACAGCGCCAACAATGCCGATATCTTCTGCGTACGAACCCATCAACTGAGCGTGACGCTTCCAAAACCGCAGACCATGGTGATTGATGGTGAGATCGAGGAAACCGACCGCATGACCGTGTCGGTGATTCCTGATGCGCTGAAGGTCATCGCACCGATCCGTCTCAGCCCTTGA
- the aroA gene encoding 3-phosphoshikimate 1-carboxyvinyltransferase, with translation MPGTPGDPRQLRSGGSLNGHVRVPGDKSISHRALLFGAIAEGRTTIEGLLPAEDPISTAACLRAMGAEISPVAGGDIITVEGVGLDGLQEPSEVLDCGNSGTTMRLMLGLLAGRDGRHFVLSGDDSLKRRPMQRVGLPLSMMGAEVRGRGQGNFAPLAVQGRKLRGAVVGTPVASAQVKSALLLAALTADGTSTVIEPAHSRDHSERMLKAFGADLDVGGEMGRHITIRPGARLQGQHVVVPGDISSAAFWLIAGALVPGANLTVENVGLNPTRTGVLEVLEQMEARIEVLNQRDVAGEPVGDLRVTHGSLKPFRFGEEIMPRLVDEVPILSVAACFCEGESRITGAAELRVKETDRLAVMARQLTAMGADIEEHPDGLTIRGGRPLKGAQLDSETDHRVAMSLAVAALMAKGDSTLVRSEAAAVSYPTFWADLERLQR, from the coding sequence GTGCCGGGAACCCCAGGCGATCCCCGTCAACTGAGATCCGGCGGAAGTCTCAATGGTCACGTGAGGGTTCCCGGAGACAAATCGATCTCTCACAGGGCCTTGCTCTTCGGAGCGATTGCCGAAGGCAGAACCACGATTGAAGGGCTGCTTCCTGCAGAGGATCCGATCAGCACGGCAGCCTGCCTGCGCGCGATGGGAGCTGAGATCAGTCCTGTTGCCGGCGGCGACATCATCACCGTTGAAGGAGTGGGTCTGGATGGTTTGCAAGAGCCCAGTGAAGTGCTCGACTGCGGAAATTCCGGCACAACCATGCGTCTGATGCTCGGATTACTGGCCGGACGGGATGGTCGGCATTTTGTGCTGAGCGGGGATGATTCCCTCAAGCGAAGACCGATGCAAAGAGTTGGACTTCCGCTCTCGATGATGGGTGCCGAGGTTCGCGGCCGCGGTCAGGGCAACTTCGCCCCCCTGGCTGTGCAGGGACGCAAGCTGCGCGGGGCCGTTGTCGGCACACCTGTTGCCAGTGCACAGGTCAAATCTGCCTTGCTGCTTGCTGCGCTGACTGCGGATGGAACCAGCACGGTGATTGAACCTGCCCACTCCCGTGATCACAGCGAACGAATGCTGAAGGCCTTTGGTGCCGATCTGGATGTAGGTGGCGAAATGGGACGCCACATCACCATTCGCCCCGGTGCTCGCCTGCAAGGTCAGCATGTGGTGGTTCCCGGCGACATCAGCTCAGCGGCGTTCTGGCTGATCGCTGGTGCGCTGGTTCCCGGAGCCAATCTCACTGTTGAAAATGTGGGACTGAATCCAACCCGCACCGGAGTGCTGGAGGTTCTGGAGCAGATGGAAGCCCGGATCGAAGTACTCAACCAGCGAGATGTGGCCGGAGAACCGGTGGGGGATCTGCGTGTCACGCACGGATCACTCAAACCCTTCCGCTTTGGAGAGGAGATCATGCCGCGGCTGGTGGATGAAGTCCCGATCCTGAGCGTGGCTGCATGCTTCTGCGAGGGCGAAAGCCGGATTACAGGAGCGGCTGAACTGAGGGTGAAAGAGACTGATCGTTTGGCGGTGATGGCACGCCAGCTCACAGCCATGGGCGCAGACATCGAGGAGCATCCCGACGGTCTGACCATCAGAGGAGGCAGACCACTCAAAGGTGCGCAACTCGACAGCGAGACCGACCATCGTGTGGCCATGAGCCTCGCGGTGGCAGCCTTGATGGCCAAGGGCGATTCAACACTGGTGCGAAGTGAAGCCGCAGCAGTGAGTTACCCCACCTTCTGGGCTGATCTCGAACGACTGCAGCGTTGA
- a CDS encoding Nif11-like leader peptide family RiPP precursor, whose product MSVQEDLLNSITTNAELRESITTATTAEEAVKIAANHGIEISTEDLLTAFKSKMSELSKEELEAVSGGKGAPQQAHCPAAAKAATKELNGQLLGIELDLL is encoded by the coding sequence ATGTCCGTCCAAGAAGATCTATTAAATAGCATCACGACAAATGCTGAGTTGAGGGAATCTATTACAACAGCCACAACTGCAGAAGAGGCCGTGAAGATTGCCGCAAATCACGGTATTGAAATCAGTACTGAGGACCTTCTAACAGCATTCAAATCAAAGATGTCAGAGCTATCGAAAGAGGAACTAGAAGCGGTTTCTGGAGGGAAAGGAGCACCGCAACAGGCTCACTGTCCTGCTGCGGCCAAGGCTGCTACTAAGGAATTAAATGGCCAGTTACTGGGAATAGAGTTGGATCTGTTATGA
- a CDS encoding Nif11-like leader peptide family natural product precursor: MSEEQLKAFLAKVQADTSLQEQLKVEGADVVAIAKAAGFSISTEDLKERRQALSDAELEVAAGGVETFCTPGCPTWECADTWRCD, translated from the coding sequence ATGTCAGAAGAGCAACTTAAGGCTTTCCTCGCCAAAGTTCAAGCCGATACTTCACTACAGGAACAGCTCAAAGTAGAAGGAGCTGATGTTGTAGCCATTGCCAAAGCTGCTGGGTTCTCGATCTCCACAGAAGACTTAAAAGAGCGTCGCCAAGCCCTGTCTGATGCTGAGCTGGAAGTTGCGGCTGGAGGTGTAGAAACATTTTGCACGCCAGGATGCCCCACGTGGGAGTGTGCTGATACGTGGAGGTGTGACTGA
- a CDS encoding DUF6538 domain-containing protein, translating to MGRNRKGPYKTSKGPTYYCRLIVPPRLREVVGKTCLTRSLKTTSYNVALTRYGPTYLQLERELEALQKPNGLADLREHVEANRGYDDNPAILTDLLVGFDMPNPTQKQKLVYEALSTGKPIPVDWEEAMQLWIKLKNRTNSRPLAAGSIKHATAQIKLIQPYGSPHQLTKQLIWDFIEDQEELGKQPNTVASYLKNLSAITEVLVQLDHLEVNLFKSISYSVKNKSDRRSFTDDELCLIKHKHPEALLLTMMGLRIEELEHGVVDKDMFVINEVWKNDKLIFRPKTLSSYRRVPLPKSYKRLDRNQRILRKRLRDLIPDTDVVLHSARHTFIELSRRAGCDARIIDEVCGHGSSSGSSSNRSYGEFPDEVLLRETQKVWDLIEDITG from the coding sequence ATGGGGAGGAACAGAAAAGGTCCCTACAAGACCTCCAAGGGGCCTACTTATTACTGCCGTTTGATCGTGCCGCCAAGGCTACGAGAGGTTGTCGGTAAAACATGCCTCACCAGAAGCCTTAAGACCACTAGCTACAACGTTGCTCTGACCCGCTACGGACCTACCTACCTGCAGCTTGAACGGGAGCTAGAGGCACTGCAGAAGCCCAATGGGCTGGCAGACCTCAGAGAGCACGTAGAGGCGAACAGGGGATATGACGACAACCCAGCAATCCTCACTGACCTGTTGGTTGGCTTTGACATGCCCAACCCAACCCAGAAGCAGAAGCTGGTTTACGAGGCTCTCAGCACCGGTAAACCCATCCCTGTGGACTGGGAAGAGGCAATGCAGCTGTGGATCAAGCTGAAGAACCGCACTAATTCCAGACCACTGGCAGCCGGTTCCATCAAACACGCCACAGCTCAGATCAAACTGATCCAACCCTATGGATCACCTCATCAGCTAACTAAACAACTGATCTGGGACTTCATTGAAGACCAAGAGGAGCTAGGCAAACAACCCAACACTGTTGCCTCTTACCTAAAGAATCTCTCTGCCATCACGGAAGTGCTCGTGCAGTTAGATCATCTTGAAGTAAACCTCTTTAAATCAATCTCTTACTCAGTTAAGAATAAGTCTGACAGACGTTCCTTTACTGATGATGAGCTTTGCTTGATCAAACACAAGCATCCTGAAGCACTACTCCTCACAATGATGGGTCTAAGGATTGAAGAGCTAGAGCACGGTGTAGTTGACAAAGACATGTTCGTCATTAATGAGGTCTGGAAGAATGACAAACTCATCTTCAGACCTAAGACACTGTCTAGTTACCGTCGTGTTCCATTACCTAAGTCCTACAAGCGTCTTGACCGCAATCAAAGAATACTAAGGAAAAGACTAAGAGACTTAATTCCAGATACCGATGTTGTCTTACATAGTGCTAGGCACACCTTCATTGAACTCTCTAGAAGAGCAGGCTGTGATGCCAGGATCATTGATGAAGTCTGTGGTCATGGTTCGTCTAGTGGTTCTTCTTCTAATCGTTCCTACGGTGAATTTCCAGATGAGGTGCTGTTAAGGGAAACTCAAAAGGTCTGGGATCTAATAGAAGATATCACAGGCTGA